AGTCCTAATTCCGGGGGAGTGATCAAGCATGAGCGAGGTGATCGTTCGGACACCATCCAGATTACACTTCGCCCTGATGGATCTCAACGGATCTCTAGGACGGATCGACGGAAGCGTGGGAGTGGCCCTTGAGAGGCCCGGCTTTAGGATCAGGCTCCGAAGGCGTGTCCATGGCCTTTCCATAGAGGGCGACAAGGCTCCGCCTTTCGCCGATAGAATCGCCCATATCGCCAACATGATGATGGAGAGATTCGATCTCGGCGGCTTGGAGGTGATCGTCGAGGAGATCATCCCGCCACACTGGGGGCTGGGATCAGGCACGCAGATCTCGTTGGCTCTTGCTCATGGGATCGCACGGCTATATGGAGTTGAGCTATCGAGGGAAGAAGCGCCGGTGTTGGTCGGCAGGGGCGGAACCTCAGGGATAGGGGTTGCGGCCTTCTATGAGGGAGGTTTCATTCTCGACGGCGGCCATCGATTCCCGGATCAGAAATCATCCTATCTCCCATCCTCCGCCTCGAAGGGAACACCTCCTCCGCCGGTCATACTGAGAAGGGATTTTCCCGATGAGTGGAAGCTCCTCATCGTTATTCCTCCTGGCAGACATGTCTCAGGCGATGAGGAGGTCAAACTGTTCACCTCTCTCTGTCCCGTGCCGCTATGTGAGGTTGAGAAATTATCACATATAATCCTGATGGAGATGCTCCCAGCCCTGATAGAGCGAGATCTGGATAGGTTCGGCGATTCGATAGATAGGATCCAAGAGGTGGGATGGAAACGGATAGAGGTGGAAGCTCAGGAAGAGGTGGTTCGCGAGACGATGAGATTCCTTAAAAGAGAGGGAGCCTTGGGCGTAGGGCTAAGCAGCTGGGGGCCGACCCTATACGCTGTATCACGTGACCCAGAATCCCTCTTCGAAAAGACAGAAAAATTCTTGGGTTCCCTCCCAGGAGAGGGTATCTGTTTCCTGGCCGGCCCGAATAACAGCGGAGCCCTTATATCGGGATGATCATCTCATCCTACCAGGTCTCTGTCTTCCTTGAGGTCTCGTACGGCGTAGCTCCCCCCGTGGTTGCGGCGGAAACGGCTGGCCGTTATCGAATATGCCGGTGAGCGTGAACATCAGCTGAGCCCTGATCGGCACGATCTTTAGAGCAGCCTCCTCCAATTTCTGAATCTTAGCCTTGCTCTGCATAAGATCTTTCCGGAATTTGTCCAGTGCGGCTTTGATCTCGTCTTCAGAGGCGTTTCTGTTTCTGGCGAGCTTTCTCAGCTCCTTCAAGCTCTCCTGTGATTTACGTCGTGCCTCGATCTTCGCCATCACGACCTTCTCGACAGCTTTCTTCTGCTCCTCATTCAGCTTCATCCTCGACATGATCCTATCCAGCATCTGCTTGACCCTCTCTTCAGGTGGTGGAGGCGTCGGGGATTTACGCAGAACCTCCTTGCCCGGACGTGGGGGTTGAACCTGCTGGACTTGGGCGACAACCAGAACGGTGAAAAGGGATAAAGCTGAGACCAAGGCTACAACGATTAAAAGCTTTCCCTTCATCTCATTCACCTCTACCTTTCCTCATTATACATTGAACCTCTCGGCAATCTATAGACGGGAATGATGCTCTATAAGTTTAATCTCACCACATCCGTCGCAGCTTTTCCCTGCTGATCAATATGTATTCGTAATCCCTTGAGAAGACCTCCAGCGTAAAGGTTCCGTCGTATTCCGCCTCTTTGAACCACTTGATGACGCTTTCCCAGGGTATTCCTCCTGCGCCGATGGGTAGATGCAGGTCGGAGCTGCCGCCCATGTTATCGGAGAGGTGGACGTGCTCCAGTCTATCCCTGAAGTGCTGGAGGAACAACCTCGTTTTGTTCTCCCTCGTGTTGAGATTCGCGTGGCCCACATCCAGGAGAAATCCGACATCCTCAATCTCATTGAAGAGACGTTTCAGCTCATCCACCTCATTGAAGAGCCTCGGGGTATTCTCGATCATGATCTTGATCTCATATCTTTTGGCCTCACGGGCAATGATCTTCATCATCCTTATATTTCTCTCTATCGCCCGCGCTCTACCCCAAATGCCCGCCGAAGCCTCATCGGGATGGACGGCCATCCTTCTGACATCAAGCCTATCCAGAAGCTCCATACATTTGACGAGTTCGTCGATGGAAGCCCTGACCAAGCTGGAATATGGAGAGGTATACGGCAGATAATAGGCCGTATGTCCTATCACCTCCAGCTTATATTTCGCTATCAGATCCCTGAGGGCGTCGAGATCAACTTTGTCCGGATGGGCGTTAGGAGGTTCAAGGGTGAGATCGAGGAAATCGAAATTGTGTTTCCCCGTCCAATTTACCTCGCTAATCAGATTCCTCATAGGATTGTTCATTCTACCTATCTTCATCGTCTCCCCTGGTTAAGGTAAAATCGCCAGCTTACCAGCTATCGACTTGGTTTTCCCCTTCTCCAGATACATCTTGACCGTGTAGATATACACCCCAGGCGATACCACTCCACCACCTGGTGATCTGAGATCCCATTTCTCTCGGGAGGTTCCGTCACGATGGACGATCTCACGAATGATCTGGCCCGAGGGGGCATATATCCTTATAAGGGCTTCGGCGGGAAGGTTTAGGAACGTCACGTCGTCGTTTGTAGAGAGAGAACACGGATTCGGTGCGACAAAGACCTCATCGATATCAGGCGAGGGAGGAGATGAGAGGGAAGGAACGTAGATCTCCACCGGTTTCGTCGGATTGCTCCTGATCCCTCCCTCGCCGACCGCCGCAATGGCATAGAAGTAATCGTTCCCCGGAAAGACATTCCTATCCAAGAAGGAGGTGGAATCAGCCTTGACGGTAGCTATAGGCGTCCAAGGTTCATCGCCGGTTCGGTTTCTGAGGATCAGATATCCGAGGAGGTTAGATGATTCCGATGGATCCCATGAAAGCTCGATACCACCCTGCTTGAGTCCGGCACGAAGCAACGATGGAGGATGGGGTTTCGGAACGACTTTGACGCTCACCTCGTCCGACGTGTATTTCAATTCTCCTTCCATGGTTACGGGTCGTATGACATATGTGTAGGTTTCCCCCTTCTGAACCTCATAATCCTTAAACCTTGCGGCGGATATCGTTCCACTACTGATCATGGTGAAATCCTTATCCCCCTCCGATTTACGATAGATCCTATATCCGGAGACTCTGGGATCGATCGGCGGTTCCCACGAAAGCTCCACATATCCCTTCTCTCCTACCGCCTTCACCATCTCAGGGATAAACGTCATCCTTCTAGCCATCTCGGCGTTGGATCGCAGCTCATCGAGCGATCCGCCCGCCACGAAGGCGAAGATCACCGTCTTGGGCGCTCTGGTTTCCAAGTCATACGGCCCTATCGATATCAGAGAGACGTAATTGCCGGGTGCAACGCTTCTCTCCACCCTCTTCCCACTCATCAATTTGAATCTGTTAGCATCCAAGTAGATGCCCCCCGAATACGGTATAACTCTATGTCTGTTAAGCTTACCCTCTATCAGGATAACGCCTACATATGTATGATCGGTCCCATCGGAGCTATCGGCGTCATGGAAATAGGAGAGATTCAGATCGGGGTCCCAATCCACCATGTCCAGATTCAAATTACCCGATCTGTCCATATCGTCAACATCCCAGTTGGTCAGGATACCCAACAAAAGCCCTTTGATTCCGAGGGGATTGAGGTTTGTGATGGTGAGCTTGACCAGCACGAATCCCCCGGGTTTCGTCCATGAATAGCTCATTTGATCCACCAGTATATCCATGTTTTTCCCATCGGAAGCCTTATATTGCGCCGTTATCACCTGTCTTCCGGCTTCATTTTCGGCATATGAGATGGCGCCGACGTCAGTTGGTTTCCATTCCCCTAGCATCAACTTCCCCGTATTTGGATCGATATCGACGGAACTCGCGACGAAGTTCTCCGAATTCCCCGCCCACAGCTCGGATATCGGTTGAAGATAGGTCTTGGCCGTCGGTTTGGAAGCGGGATAGCTGAAGGTCGAGTTTATGCTGTTGTGGGAGAAGTTCATAAATGCGCCGAAATCGGTGAGGTCCATGATCACATCGCCGTTGTTATGTGAGAGCGAGTGCTGGGCGTAGGCGGATGATGAAAGGATTAAAATCGACAGCAAAAAAAGGCCGGATCTCATGATTATCCCTCACTCTGTGGTTGACGAGGATTAGGATACAATAGCAGCGGATCAAAAATCAAGGGTTGTTGACAATCGTGGAAGTTTTAATGTATTCTTAAGTCACACCAATCCGATGAGGTGTAAGAGCGATGGAATATATCATCCAGATCGCCTTCTTCGTCATAGCGGTTGCGTTGATCATCCTTTCCAGATCGATCTGGATCGCCGTGCCATCGGTCGCCATATTGACAGCTATTAATCTTCTTATCATCCGGTATGAAAGGATGAAAAGATCGAAGATCGAGGATGAGATGGAAAGGCGGAAGTCAGCCCTTGAAAGCTTTTTGGCTTCCGTTATAAGCAATATATCACACGAATTCAGAACCCCTTTGACTTCGATAATAGGATATGCCCAATGTATCGTCCAAGGGCTTGACGGAGAGGTGACCCAGGAACAGAGGAGAGATTTGGAAAGGGTTATCGCCAATGCGGAGGATCTCCTGAGGATGGTCGACGACGCTTTGGAGCTCTCGAAGATAAAGGCCGGAAAGCTGGAGCCGAAGTTTGAGCCTCTGGAATTCAAATCCGTCCTGAAAGAAGCGCTTGAAACCATTGAGCCGATGGCGAGGGCAAAGGACCTAAAGATACGGGAGGATATCCCGGAGAACCTCCCCGCCGTTTTAGGTGATAGATTGAAGGTGAAGAGAATACTGCTCAATATACTTTCAAACGCTGTGAAATTCACCCAGCAGGGGGAAATCTCAATCTCCGTCAGGGTCGATAATCCGTTTCTGGAGATCTCCATCTCCGACACCGGTCCGGGAATACCTAGGGAACTACAGGAACATATCTTTGATGAAACGAATCGTTCCGAAAATACGGGTTTCGGCTTGAACATAACAAAAGAGCTCGTCGAGACACACGGCGGGACAATTGAGGTGCAAAGCCAGCCTGGGGAGGGAACTACGGTCACCTTCACGCTTCCCATCATAACTGAGAGGCTTCGAGAGGATGTGCTGAGAAATCTGGAGAAGAGGTTGGATGAACATCAAAGGGAGATAATACTCAAAATATACGACTGGCTTAAGGAGGGGAGCTGGTATGGCAGCTCGAAGGAAAAAGGTTCTGGTGATAGATGACATCGATGATGATATAAGAATCATCGAAAAGGGGCTTAAGCCCTTCGACTACGAGGTGCTGAAAGCCAAAAGCGGGGAAGAGGGGCTTAGAATCGCTAAGGTGGAACAGCCGGATGTCATCCTGCTGGATATCATGATGCCAGGAATAGACGGATATGAGGTATGTGAGGAACTCAGGGCAGATTATGCTACGAGGGATATCCCAATACTCTTCGTCAGCGCCAAGGTCGAAACCTCCGATATAATCGAGGGATTTCAGAGAGGAGGGGATGACTACATAACGAAGCCTTTCTCACTCCAGGAGCTCGCCGCCAGGGTGAACGCCGCCATGCGAATTAAGGAACGTCAGGATAACCTGAAAATGATGAGTATAACCGACGAGCTAACGGGACTATACAACAGGAGATATCTCAACGAGAGGCTAACCGAGGAGATCGAAAGGGCGAGGCGATATAAATATCCGATCTCATGCCTGATGCTAGATCTGGATCACTTTAAGAACGTGAACGACACTTACGGCCATCAGGTCGGCGATCTGGTGCTGGAGGAGTTCGCCAAGATACTGAAGGATTCAACCAGGGTGGTGGATATCATAGCCAGATATGGAGGTGAGGAGTTCCTGATCGTCCTCCCGATGACGAACCTTAAGGGCGCCCAGACGTTGGCGGAGAGAATCAGAAGAAACGTGGAGTTACATCGCTTTGCGAAAGACCTCGCCCTCCCGGTAACGGTGAGCGTCGGCTGTGCCCAGCTTGATCCCACCAAAGGCGATGAGATGGATCCGGAACTCCTGATCAAGCTGGCCGATAAAGCCCTTTATGAGGCGAAGAAGAGACGAAATACAATCGCATGCGCCTAGATAGTCCTTAAGGAGGTCAGCAAAATCGAACTCAGAAAGAGCCGCCGCCTTCTCAGCTTCTCCGTCGTTTCCAGGTTATCCTTTCCTCTGCAGATCACCAGATCCGCTTCGACAAGGGCGTTTAGAAATTCCCTCCTGGCCTGAAACAGGTTTACCCCCGGCATCCGGGAACCGGATGAGATCACAGAGATACCTCTTATCCCCATCCAGTATCGGATTTCAGAAAGCTCCTCCGCCGTCACGCACGTTTCAACCGGAAGTTCCTTCCCGGCTACCACCACATGAAATCCCCTCTCCGCCAGCTTTCCCGCCAGCCATATATCTTCGACCCCATCTCCCTCTCGACCGGAGAGGATGAGGATATTTCCTCCTGATGTATCAAGCACCTCCGTGATCTCCTTCAGTTCTCTCTTCCCACCGCCGTCCTTCACGAATTTAAATCCCTCCTCTCTAAGCCTTCGTTTCTCGAGGAGATAAGGATCTGGATTTCCGGTGGTCAATCGGATGATCTCAGAGATGATACCCCTGAGCTCCTGAGCGGTCAGCTCCTCGATCCCATCTATCCCCATAAGATCGCTCAGGTTCTGGCGGACGACGGCAGCCAATTTGGGATTACGGGTCGAGCGCTGTATGAGGTTTTCCATCATATTATCCGGTCGATCGGAGGTGAACGAGCCCGGCGTATATTCGCCATCTACCAGCTCATCCATCAGATCCAAAGCCATGTCCTCCCGCAACCACCTTCCCAATTTCAGGTTTGAGAGATTAACGCCGGAGGGAATCACGGTATATCGGGCCTCGACATCCCGCAGTCTAACACCCGATCTTATGATGACGTTTTCAAACCTGCAATTGACGATCTCGCTTAAGACCTTCAAACCGGATATCGGCTCTCCCAAGGGCGGCCGGATCGGATTCGAGTCGAAGATGGTATTATGAGCCACGACATCCTTCAGTCCGACTCTATCGCCGAGTCGGGTGTTTCCGGTAAGGATCGAGTTCTCGATCCGACAATAGTTGCCGATGCGGACTTGAGCTCCTATATGCACCCTGCCTAGAAGATAACAGGCTCTGCCTATCCGATATCCGGGCTCGGCGGTTATCCTGGCTTCAGGATCGACCCTGGCCCCTCTATCGAGGAACTTCCTGCGATTTGTTCGGAAGATCCTGGATTCCCCTTCCATTACGGCCGACCAGCGGTTAACCCCCGGTGGGATCGAATTACGGTAGATGTATGCGTTGGTTTTCAACCCATCATCGTAGAAAATCCGGATGAGATCGACATGATGTAGCTCACCTTTGAGATGAGGCTTCAACCTATCAAGCCTCCTGAGAACCTCCACCCTTTTGGCAATGGTTATCCCGGTATTGGTGTATCCCTCGCCTTTATCGAACCGGCGTAACATCTCCCCGCGTTCATCTTCATTCATCTCCGCCCATTCCCGCGTTCCGATAAACCTGCCTGATCCGTCGAAGAACAGTCCGCCTTTACCGACCACAGTCTCAGGCTGTTTACCGCAGAGAGTTATATCGGCGCCCTTTACGATGTGATCCACCAGGGTCAGGAGGAACATATCCCTTTCCAGGAAAGATTCATCTCCGAAGGCGACGCCGATCAGATCGGCATCGATCTTCTCAAGGATCTCTGCTGCCGCGATAAGAGCTCCACCAGTGCCGTTTGGGATCTTCTGAACCGCTATGATCGCCTCCCTGCCGATCAATCTTTCCGCTCCCTCCATCTCGATTCTCCGCCTTATCTGTGGGTTAACGACGACGATCGGCGGTCGGGTTCCCGGGAGATGTCTCAGGGCGAGCTGAAGGACGTTGCTCTCGCCGAACCAGATATCGATGTTCTTGTTCAGGATGCTTTCCGGATCGATTCTCGTTCCCCTACCTGCCGCCAAGACCACCCACTGGGGATCGATCATCCTGTGTAATTCCTCAGGGCTTTCCGGCTTGAGCCGTTCTGAGACAACCGAGATAAGCTGGTCGGCGATCTCCTCCTCCAGATCTTCCGGCACTCTCACCCCTAAAATATCGCTCAGCTCAGCTTCGATCTCCTCTATTCTCATCCTTTATCTCCTTCAGAAGGCCGAGCCGGGAGAATATGAAATCCGTCAATACCCCCCATCCCAGCGGTATGATAAGACACAGGATCACGTAGATCGGCTTTGGGATATCCATCGCTTTCCTCCGTTCAATCTATTATGACCATATCTCCTGAGATCGGATAGAACTCATCCGCCAGACCTTTAAGCTCCATAGAGGTGTTACGTTCGAAACCATAGACCTCGACGGCTATCCCATTTTTCTGGAGCATCTCGACAAGAGGGCAGAAGTCGCCGTCCCCGCTGACAAGGGCGACCACGTCGAGATCATCTATCATCGATATGATATCTATGGTCATACCCACATCCCAATTCCCCTTTGCGGACCCGTCGCTTCTGACGGTCAAATTCTTCGACTTCACCCTATATCCCTGATACTCCAGGAAGGATAAAAAGGAGGATTGGTCTATCTCGGGGTTATACACCACATAGGCGTTGGCTGTTACCAGGATCCTATCGCGGACGACCACATCGAGGAGCTTCGCATAGTCCAACTTGCCGTTGTAGTTTTCTCTGGCGGCGTAGAACATGTTCTGAACGTCCACAAACACCCCTACTCTGGGTTTATCCCTTCTGCTCCTTTGCGGTTTGGAGTGGGTCTGACGTGATTCCCTGAGCCGTTTCAATTCCTTTGAGAGGGATTCCCTTTGGGATCGAAGAAGCGAGATGTGGGATTGGAGCTCATTTATTCTATCCTGATACTCATTTCTTTCCCTTTCGAGTCGCTCACCCACGGTTTTGAGTGCGACTTCTAACTTGGCTTTTTCGATCTTCAGCTCCTCGTACTCACGGGATATCCCCTCCATCTCCCTTAAATCATGCTCCATCTTTCGGTTTTCCCTTTCGAGCTCATGGCATCTGGCCCTTAACCTTTCCACTTCTTTCTGTTGATCGGAGAGCGCCGCCAGTTTTCTCTCGAGTTGAACCACCTTTCTTCTGAGGTCAGCCCTTTCACGGGCGATCTCATCTGAGAGGTGTCTTTGCTGGGTCAACCTCTCCTGAAGCTTTTCGGCCTTCTCCTGCAGGATCTCCTCCTTCCTCCTATCCTCTTCGATCTGCTCCTTCATCCTATCCAGGGCCCTGGTGAACTCCTCATATCCGTAGCGGAGTAGGACGGTGGCCAACGCTATAGGCAGTCGAACCCTCATGAGATCGTCATCCGGTATCCCTCTGGGCGGTTTGAAGGAATCGATTATTCTGGCCAGCTTTCCTTCTCTCATCTGTTCCTCCAGCTCGATTAAGATCTCGTCGATCTTGCTCTCTTCCTCATCCTCCTCGGTTTCATCCTCC
This is a stretch of genomic DNA from Candidatus Poribacteria bacterium. It encodes these proteins:
- a CDS encoding HAMP domain-containing histidine kinase; protein product: MEYIIQIAFFVIAVALIILSRSIWIAVPSVAILTAINLLIIRYERMKRSKIEDEMERRKSALESFLASVISNISHEFRTPLTSIIGYAQCIVQGLDGEVTQEQRRDLERVIANAEDLLRMVDDALELSKIKAGKLEPKFEPLEFKSVLKEALETIEPMARAKDLKIREDIPENLPAVLGDRLKVKRILLNILSNAVKFTQQGEISISVRVDNPFLEISISDTGPGIPRELQEHIFDETNRSENTGFGLNITKELVETHGGTIEVQSQPGEGTTVTFTLPIITERLREDVLRNLEKRLDEHQREIILKIYDWLKEGSWYGSSKEKGSGDR
- a CDS encoding NYN domain-containing protein → MEGISREYEELKIEKAKLEVALKTVGERLERERNEYQDRINELQSHISLLRSQRESLSKELKRLRESRQTHSKPQRSRRDKPRVGVFVDVQNMFYAARENYNGKLDYAKLLDVVVRDRILVTANAYVVYNPEIDQSSFLSFLEYQGYRVKSKNLTVRSDGSAKGNWDVGMTIDIISMIDDLDVVALVSGDGDFCPLVEMLQKNGIAVEVYGFERNTSMELKGLADEFYPISGDMVIID
- a CDS encoding fibronectin type III domain-containing protein, whose product is MRSGLFLLSILILSSSAYAQHSLSHNNGDVIMDLTDFGAFMNFSHNSINSTFSYPASKPTAKTYLQPISELWAGNSENFVASSVDIDPNTGKLMLGEWKPTDVGAISYAENEAGRQVITAQYKASDGKNMDILVDQMSYSWTKPGGFVLVKLTITNLNPLGIKGLLLGILTNWDVDDMDRSGNLNLDMVDWDPDLNLSYFHDADSSDGTDHTYVGVILIEGKLNRHRVIPYSGGIYLDANRFKLMSGKRVERSVAPGNYVSLISIGPYDLETRAPKTVIFAFVAGGSLDELRSNAEMARRMTFIPEMVKAVGEKGYVELSWEPPIDPRVSGYRIYRKSEGDKDFTMISSGTISAARFKDYEVQKGETYTYVIRPVTMEGELKYTSDEVSVKVVPKPHPPSLLRAGLKQGGIELSWDPSESSNLLGYLILRNRTGDEPWTPIATVKADSTSFLDRNVFPGNDYFYAIAAVGEGGIRSNPTKPVEIYVPSLSSPPSPDIDEVFVAPNPCSLSTNDDVTFLNLPAEALIRIYAPSGQIIREIVHRDGTSREKWDLRSPGGGVVSPGVYIYTVKMYLEKGKTKSIAGKLAILP
- a CDS encoding diguanylate cyclase; the protein is MAARRKKVLVIDDIDDDIRIIEKGLKPFDYEVLKAKSGEEGLRIAKVEQPDVILLDIMMPGIDGYEVCEELRADYATRDIPILFVSAKVETSDIIEGFQRGGDDYITKPFSLQELAARVNAAMRIKERQDNLKMMSITDELTGLYNRRYLNERLTEEIERARRYKYPISCLMLDLDHFKNVNDTYGHQVGDLVLEEFAKILKDSTRVVDIIARYGGEEFLIVLPMTNLKGAQTLAERIRRNVELHRFAKDLALPVTVSVGCAQLDPTKGDEMDPELLIKLADKALYEAKKRRNTIACA
- a CDS encoding sugar phosphate isomerase/epimerase is translated as MKIGRMNNPMRNLISEVNWTGKHNFDFLDLTLEPPNAHPDKVDLDALRDLIAKYKLEVIGHTAYYLPYTSPYSSLVRASIDELVKCMELLDRLDVRRMAVHPDEASAGIWGRARAIERNIRMMKIIAREAKRYEIKIMIENTPRLFNEVDELKRLFNEIEDVGFLLDVGHANLNTRENKTRLFLQHFRDRLEHVHLSDNMGGSSDLHLPIGAGGIPWESVIKWFKEAEYDGTFTLEVFSRDYEYILISREKLRRMW